From the genome of Arthrobacter sp. SLBN-122:
CCTGCCCAGGCCCGTGACCTTTCCGATTTCCGGGCGGGTAGTGGCTTCACCCGTGCGCACCAGGTTGACGATCCGCAGCAGGCTGGTCACTTCGTCCGTCTGTGCTCCAAAGCGGAGGGTGGAGTCTGTCGTCATGGCAACAATTCTCACACATTGAGACGTACTAAGGTGCAGGTTTACGGGGACTATAGCTAAAACCTTCCTGACTTATGAATAATAAAGACATAAGAAAGGGGTCGAGATGCCTTGGAGAGTAGGGGTTCTTGGTGCAGGGCCGGGTGTTGCGGCCCTGCACCTGCCGGTGCTGGGGCGGCTCGCGGACCTGTTCAGTGTGGTGCACGTTGCGGACGCCGGCAGCGGCCGCGCCCGGGCCCTGGCCGAACGGCATGGTGCACGCTGGTCCGCGGGGGAGGCGGACCTGCTGGCGGATCCCGCCGTGGATGTGGTGGCCATCTGCAGCCCGCCCGGTGAGCACTCCCGCCAAATCTTGACGGCACTCACCCTGGGCAAGCGAGCCATCTTCTGCGAGAAGCCGCTGGCCACCAGCAAGGAGGAAGCTGAGCGCGTTGTCTCCGCATGCCGTGAGGCGGGGGCCACCCTGCTGGTAGGGACGAACCACCTGTTCGACGCCGCATGGGGACGCGCAAAGCACCACCTCGTGGCACTGGAGGGCAGGGTGCAGGCCATCTCGGTGACACTTGCGCTTCCGCCGAATGACAGATACCACCGCCTGGTTGCCGAGGGCGGTCCTTTCCAAACAGTCCGGGGCGGAGGCCCGGACCTTGGTAAGCCGGCCGAGGCGGCGGGCGTTTTGCGGCAGCTGCTCACCGGTCTCGCAGTCCATGATCTGCCAGCGGTGAGGGACATTGCGCCGGGCATCGACGAAGTGGTCTACGCGCGGATCGTTTCCCCGATCGGCTACCTGGTGGGGTACCGGGCCGGAGGGGTCCTGGTCCAGCTGGTGCTCGCCATGCTCCCGGAGGGGCCGGATGCGCTGTGGCGGATGAACATCGCCACCTCCCACGACCGGATCGAGGTGAATTTCCCGCCCGCCTTTGTCCATGCCGGCAGCGCCGCCATCCGGGTGCGAAGCGTGGACGGGAAGTGGACAGAGTATCCGCGTGATGAGGAAGACGGTTACATTGCCGAGTGGCGCCTGCTCGCCGCGCTCCTTCAAGGGGATGCCCTCATGGAGTACGACGAACTGCTGGCTGACGCACACTATGCAATCGACCTGGCTGATGCCGCTGCGGCGAAAGTTCTTGAAGGGGCGCCGCATTGAATCTTGATCGGGCGTTCAGCGTCGTCACGGCTTTGCCCGCCTACACGGCCGCTGTCGCCGAGCTGCCCGTGAGTGCAGTACTCACGGAGGATTTGCGTGGTGCGGTGGCGGTGGTGCCCGGAGCCGGCGATTGGTGGCAGGGGCTGCTGGCCGCCCGCGCCGCCGGAGCGTCAGCGGTGGTGCTGGTTGATCCTGCAGTCCTTCCGCGGGGAACCGTTGAGTCCGAGCGGTGGCCCGGGGACATCCCGGTGATCGTTGAACGCCCCCGCCTGCGCCCCGACGTTGTCTCTGATGCGATCCAGGCAAGGGGCGGCAGCCCCGCCCGGATCATCACGGTTGAGTGTGCCGCCCCCGCTGCAGGCGTTGGTGCGCTCATCCGCGACGGTTTCGGCTGGATGCGCTCCCTTGCCGGCGGTTCCCTGGCGCTCCAGTCAAGCGTGGCCACTGCACACAGCAGGATCGCACTCCTGAATTCAGGCGAGTACACGGGCGGGGCTGTTCCGGCCACCCTTTCGGCAACCGCCATCGGGGGTCCCCATGATGGCGGCCTACTTCAGGTGCTGGTTCTGGGGGAGGTCCGAACGGAAGTGACCTTCGACCAGCCGGCAGGGCTCGTCCGGGTGGAGAGCCTCAAAGGCGAGGGGGCGTTTCGGGCTCCAGTGCGATACGAGTCCTCAGCCCGCCTGGCCCTCCGGCGGGCGATCGGCGCTTGCTTGTCGGACCGACCGTCAGCTGATCTGGAGGAGCTGCTGCAGGACATGGCATTGACCCAGGCGCTGCTTGATGGTTGAGCAGCGCGCTCCGCATTGGCGTCTGATCCGTGCGTTCTTATGTTGCTTTCCGACTAAAGTGCAGTATTATGGATAACGGCGCCGGGGTTCCTTCCGGACCCGTTCTCCGGCGTGATGGTGCACCGGAGGCACACCACGTCGCGTCGACGGCCCGATCGTTCGGGTAGATCACTATGCCACTTTCGCCTCTAAGACTCCGCCTCCTTGTTGTCTCCCTGCTCTCGGTCTCCTTCCTCGGGGCCCTGGACCACACCGTCGTGTCCACGTCCCTCGCCACCATTTCCGGTGAACTGGGCGCACTGACGCTGATGAGCTGGGTAGTTGTGGGCTACACCCTCGCGAGCACCGTGCTGCTGCCGGTCCTCGGCAAACTGGGTGACGTGCTGGGCGCCCGCCGCATCTTCATCTTCTCGCTGGTGATGTTCCTGGCCGCCTCACTGGCCTGCGGCTTCGCCACGGACATGACCTGGCTGATTGCCGCGCGCGTCCTGCAGGGCATGAGCTCCGCAGGCCTGCAGTTGATGTCCCAGACCATCATTGCGCGCGTCACCACGCAGCGGGAACGGCCCCGCTACATGGCCATCATCGGCGCGGCCTTCCCCATCGCCATCCTGGTGGGTCCCGTCCTGGGTGGTGCCATCACCGATTACTGGGGCTGGCAGTGGGTCTTCTGGATCAACATTCCCGTGGGTGCAGCGGCCCTCGGCCTTGCACTCATCGCCGTTCCGCACCTGGAGCCCGGCCCCATGCCCCGACACTTTGATGTTGCCGGGGCCGCCGTCTTCACCACCGCCCTGGTGGCGCTCGTACTCGCCCTTACCTGGGCCGCCGAACGAAGCGTGGGCCCCGCCACTGCCGCGGCGCTCGCTGTGAGCCTTGCCGGCTTTGCTGCCTTCTTTTTCATCGAGCGGCGTGCACCCGAACCCATCGTGCCGCTCCACTTCTTTGCCAACCGGACCATCGCTGCAGGCACGGCACTCTCGGCGATTATCGGCGTCGGTCTCTTCTCCATCACCGCCTACCTGCCCACGTACTTCCAGATGGCCTACCAGAGCACCGCCACCGTTTCGGGCCTCGTCCCCATCGCGACCGTGTTCGGCATGCTGGTCAGCAACCTGCTGACCGGATGGGTGGCCAGCCGGACGGGGCAGTACCGGATTTTCCCGATCCTGGGAACCACGATGGGGGCCGCCGGACTTTTGGTGATGGCCATGCTGCCCGCGGGCCTTCCGCTTTGGGTTCCCATGATGGTGATGGCCGTGGTGGGGATGGGCACCGGAGCGTTTATGAGTCTGATCGTGGCGGTTGTCCAGGGCGCCGTGCCCGCCGGCCAAACCGGCACCATCACGGCCACCATCAACCTGGTGCGGCAGGTGGGGTCCACGGTGGCGACGGCGGTCATCGGCGGAGTGATTGGCTTCGGCGTTGCAGATCTCCTGCCGGCAGGCCTTGACGCTTCCACCCTGACGCCGCAGCTGGTCCACGCGGCGGCGCCGACTGTCCAAGCCACCGTTGCGCAGATCTACAGCTCAGTCTTCACACCCATCTTCATTGCCCTGGCGGCCACCTACGCGGTGGGGATTGTCGCGGCGGTCCTGCTTCCGCACGGGCGCCTCTCCGACGAGCCCGTTCCCGCTTCCACCACCACTTCCGAATCTCTCTCGGCCTGATTTCAAAGGAGACATCATGTCCAACCCCACCATTGCCGTCGTCGGCAGCGGACCCATCGGTTCCACTTACGCCCGGGTGCTCCTGGAGCAGGTCCCGAACGCGCATGTGGTGATGTTCGAAGCCGGACCGCAGCTCAGCGACGTCCCCGGCGAGAGCGTCCGCAACATCCCCGATCCTGCCGAGAAGGCGCGTGCCCGGGAGATGTCCCAGGGGCCGCAGGCCGGCGCCTACCGGGAATCGCTGGGCATTCCGGCAGGCACCGTCACCGAGGGCATGTTCACAGCCCGGCAGGGCACCCACCTCCTGGACTTCGGCGGCGCCGGCTCCGCCCACGCGCCTTCCTTCCCGGCCGCGGCTGCGGCCACCAACGTGGGCGGCCAGGGCGCCCACTGGACCTGCGCGACGCCGTCGCCCGCCTTCAGTGAGAAGCTCTCCTTCATCGCCGACGACGAATGGGACGGCCTGGTTGAGGACGCCAAGCAACTCCTGCACGTCCACGACGCCGCGTTCGCGGACTCCAAGGTGGGCGAAGCCATTCGGTCCCTCCTTGACGAAGAGTTCGGCGCTGAGCTGCCGGAGGGCTACGGTGTGGGTACGCTTCCGGTGGCCGGGGACCCGCAGCCGGACGGGACCGTGCGCTGGGCTGGGGCCGACGTCGTCCTCGGACCCTTGATCGACAAGGACAGCCCGCTCGCAAAGCAGTTCGAACTGCGCGACCTCACCCTGGTCCGGCGGGTGGAGCTTGACGGACAGCGCGTCACCGGGGTCACCGTGCAGGACCTGCGCACCGGGGAAACTTCCTTTGTCGCGGCTGACATCGTTGTAGTGGCCGCCGATGCCTTCCGCTCGCCGCAGCTCTTGTGGGCCTCCGGCGTCCGGCCGAAAGCCCTGGGCCACTACCTGACCGAGCACCCGGTGGTTATCTCCACGGTGGCGCTCGACGCAGAAAAGATGCAGCGTTACGCCACCGAGGACGACCTGGCAGCCGAACTGGCCCGACGCGCACTGAATTCCGCCGATCCAGTGGCGGCGGTGAACCGTATCCCCTTCTCCGAGCCCGAGCACCCGTTCTCGGTGCAGGTCATGTACACCGAAACCACGCCGTTCCCCATGGAGCCTGGCACCCCCTACTCGGCGAACCGTTGGGGCTACGTCAACATGGGCTACGGCATGCGCAAGCGCCCCCGCTTCGAGGACGCCGTCACGTTCGATGACAACGAGCCGGACTACCGTGGCTTCCCGAACATGACCATCGACTACGCGCTCACCGAACGCGAAGAAGCTGAGATCGCCGAGGCCACCGAGCGGCTGCGGCGTGCGGGCAAGGCGCTGGGCGTCTTTGTGGCCGAGCCCAGGCTGATGCCCAACGGCTCCAGCCTGCACTACCAGGGCACCATGCGCATGGGGGCGGCCGACGACGGCACCTCGGTTGCGGATCCGTGGTCCAGGGTGTGGGGCTACGAGAACCTGCTGGTGGGCGGCAATGCACTGATTCCGACGGCGACAGCCATGAACCCGACACTGATGAGTGTGGCCATCGCTGTCCGCGGCGCCCGGAAGGTGGCCGGGGAGCTCGGTTCCTGACCTGGTGCACCGCAGGCGGCGGTTGAAGGGACGAACCTGGGGCACGGATAACCTGTGGGTATGAAAAACCTGGACCTGAACCTGCTGCCCCATCTTCAGGTCCTGCTGGAACTGCGAAACATCTCCCGGGCGGCGGAGCGGCTGCAGCTCAGCCAACCGGCCACCAGCGCGGCGATGGCCAGGCTCCGGCGCCATTTCGACGACGAGCTCCTGGTCCGCAACGGCCGCACGTATGACCTCACGCCCTTTGCGCAATCCCTGGTCCCGCTGGTTGATGAAGCCATGCTTCACATCCAGCGGGCCACGCGCGTGCGGTCCGGGTTCGACGCCGCCACCAGCGAACGGGAGTTCGTGATTGCTGCCTCGGACTATGCGGCCGCGCTGATCGTGGGCCCGCTGCGGGGGATCCTCCGGGACGAAGCTTCGGGTGTGTCCGTGGATTTTGTTCCCACTGCCGGTTCGGGGATCCAGGGCCAGATGGCCGACTACTCCAAGATCGACCTGCTGGTGGGGCCCACGGGATACCAGATGCAGGGTGCCAGTAAGCAGCTCTTCCGCGACAGTTTCGTGGCCGTGGCCGACGCCGGCAACCCCCTGCTCCAGCAGCCCCGCCTGACCCTCGAGGACCTGATCGCGGTGCCGCACGCCGTCGGCTATTTCGGCGAGGGCATCAGCACCCCGGCAGACAAGCTGTTCGAGTCCCGGGGCATCCAGCGCCGGGTGGCAGCCGTGGTGGCAGGCTTCCTGTCCCTCCCACTCCTGGTCGAAGGAACTGACCTTGTGGCACTCGTCCCGCGGATGCTGGCCGGACGGACCCAGCGCGGCGCGGACATCGTGGTGCTGGAGTTCTCCGGCGGGACAGAAGCGTCCCTGGTGGAGGCGATGTACTGGCACCCATCCCAGGCTGAGGACCCGGCGAGCGTGTGGCTGCGGTCCGTGGTGCAGCGCTCCTGCGCCCGGCTCCACGAGCTCTTCCCCGTCACCGCCCACCCTGTGACGATCCATGCAGCGGATACCCCCTAAGCGGTACCACAGCCGGAGGGGGCTACCCCGCGTGGCCTTCCTCCCGTGACCGGGAAGTTGCGCGCTCGTAGACTCATGCTGAAGCGAGCCGCGCAGCGACTCATGCAACCCAAGGAGGACTGTTATGAGCAATGTAACTACCAGCCCCGAGGCGGCGGCCGCCGCACAGACCCTGTTCCGGGTGGCGTTGGGGGGAGTGCTCGTCGCTCACGGATCACAGAAACTCTTCGGCTGGTTCGGCGGGGGTGGCGTCGAAGGCACCAGCAAGGGCATGCACGCCATGGGCTTCCGCCCCGCAAAACCCAGCGCCGTCCTTGCGGGCGTGGGTGAAGCAGGAGCCGGCCTGGCCTTGGCCCTGGGCATGGCCACTCCTGCCGCCGGCGCCGCTGCCGCAACCACCATGGGCGTCGCAGCCAGCGTCCATGCCCCGAACGGTTTCTTCGCCCAGGAGGGCGGCCTCGAGTACCCAGCCGTGCTGGGCCTGGCAGCAGCGGCCTTCACTATCGGCGGCTCCGGCCCGTTCTCCCTGGATGCCCTCACCGGCCATGTCCTGGACCGGCCCTGGATGCGGATTACCGCGCTGGCCATGATCCCCACCGCCATCGCGGTTCAGATTTACCGTCGGCAGCAGGCCCTCGCCGCAGACGCTGCGGCTCCGGCCGCCGGCACTGCCGCGGAAGATGCCTGAGCCCGTCGCCCTGACTATCTGGGGGACTATCCGCGCGGCGGATATCACCTAGACCCAAGACGCCGTTCCCCTTCCGGCCCATCCCTGCGAAAGTCGAGGAAACACGCTTTTCGGAAGGATCTCCCATGCCCGCTTCCAGCCCGCGCCTGGCCGGCAAGACGGCCGTCATCACGGGAACGGCCAGCGGCCAGGGCAGGGCTGCCGCGCTCGCCTTCGCTTCGGAAGGGGCCTTCGTGGCGGGCTGCGACATGGACGACGCCGGCGCCGCGGCCACGGTTGCGGCGGTCACCGAGGCCGGGGGCCGGATGAGCAGCAGCCGGGTTGATCTGACGGATGAGGCAGCCGTGGCGGCCTGGGCTGCGGAGGTCACCGCCGAGTATGGCCAGGTCCACATCCTGTACGCCAACGCCGCCGTCACGCGCTTCGCCCCGGTGGAGGAACTCAGCTTCGATGACTGGAAATGGAACATTGAACACGAGATGGACGTGGTGTTCCTGCCGGTCAAGTACTTCTGGCCACAGCTGATCCAGGCTGCCAACAGTGCCATCGTCCTGGTGGGCTCCACGGCGGGGGTGACCGGTTCCATGACCAACGGCCGGCTGGCCCACACCGCCACGAAGGGGGCGGTGGTGGCCATGACCAAACAGCTTGCGGCCGAAGGTGCCCCGCACGGACTGCGGGTTAATGCGGTCAGCCCGGGGATGATCCGTACCGCGGCCACCGAGGGCAACCTCCTCGCACCGGACCACCCCATGCGGACCATCGCCGGCAGCATCCCGCTGGGCCGGATTGGGGCGCCCGAAGAAGTGGCAAAGTGCGCTCTGTTCCTCGCCTCGGACGAGGCCTCATATGTCACCGGCGCCAATCTGATGGTCGATGGCGGCTGGTCGGCTGTGTTGCCGGGCTGACTGTTTGGTTACTGCAGGGCGTCGGAGACCGACTTGGCACCGCCGTGGGAGGCCTGGCCGCCGTCCACCGGG
Proteins encoded in this window:
- a CDS encoding Gfo/Idh/MocA family protein; its protein translation is MPWRVGVLGAGPGVAALHLPVLGRLADLFSVVHVADAGSGRARALAERHGARWSAGEADLLADPAVDVVAICSPPGEHSRQILTALTLGKRAIFCEKPLATSKEEAERVVSACREAGATLLVGTNHLFDAAWGRAKHHLVALEGRVQAISVTLALPPNDRYHRLVAEGGPFQTVRGGGPDLGKPAEAAGVLRQLLTGLAVHDLPAVRDIAPGIDEVVYARIVSPIGYLVGYRAGGVLVQLVLAMLPEGPDALWRMNIATSHDRIEVNFPPAFVHAGSAAIRVRSVDGKWTEYPRDEEDGYIAEWRLLAALLQGDALMEYDELLADAHYAIDLADAAAAKVLEGAPH
- a CDS encoding MFS transporter, with amino-acid sequence MPLSPLRLRLLVVSLLSVSFLGALDHTVVSTSLATISGELGALTLMSWVVVGYTLASTVLLPVLGKLGDVLGARRIFIFSLVMFLAASLACGFATDMTWLIAARVLQGMSSAGLQLMSQTIIARVTTQRERPRYMAIIGAAFPIAILVGPVLGGAITDYWGWQWVFWINIPVGAAALGLALIAVPHLEPGPMPRHFDVAGAAVFTTALVALVLALTWAAERSVGPATAAALAVSLAGFAAFFFIERRAPEPIVPLHFFANRTIAAGTALSAIIGVGLFSITAYLPTYFQMAYQSTATVSGLVPIATVFGMLVSNLLTGWVASRTGQYRIFPILGTTMGAAGLLVMAMLPAGLPLWVPMMVMAVVGMGTGAFMSLIVAVVQGAVPAGQTGTITATINLVRQVGSTVATAVIGGVIGFGVADLLPAGLDASTLTPQLVHAAAPTVQATVAQIYSSVFTPIFIALAATYAVGIVAAVLLPHGRLSDEPVPASTTTSESLSA
- a CDS encoding GMC oxidoreductase; translation: MSNPTIAVVGSGPIGSTYARVLLEQVPNAHVVMFEAGPQLSDVPGESVRNIPDPAEKARAREMSQGPQAGAYRESLGIPAGTVTEGMFTARQGTHLLDFGGAGSAHAPSFPAAAAATNVGGQGAHWTCATPSPAFSEKLSFIADDEWDGLVEDAKQLLHVHDAAFADSKVGEAIRSLLDEEFGAELPEGYGVGTLPVAGDPQPDGTVRWAGADVVLGPLIDKDSPLAKQFELRDLTLVRRVELDGQRVTGVTVQDLRTGETSFVAADIVVVAADAFRSPQLLWASGVRPKALGHYLTEHPVVISTVALDAEKMQRYATEDDLAAELARRALNSADPVAAVNRIPFSEPEHPFSVQVMYTETTPFPMEPGTPYSANRWGYVNMGYGMRKRPRFEDAVTFDDNEPDYRGFPNMTIDYALTEREEAEIAEATERLRRAGKALGVFVAEPRLMPNGSSLHYQGTMRMGAADDGTSVADPWSRVWGYENLLVGGNALIPTATAMNPTLMSVAIAVRGARKVAGELGS
- a CDS encoding LysR family transcriptional regulator, which produces MKNLDLNLLPHLQVLLELRNISRAAERLQLSQPATSAAMARLRRHFDDELLVRNGRTYDLTPFAQSLVPLVDEAMLHIQRATRVRSGFDAATSEREFVIAASDYAAALIVGPLRGILRDEASGVSVDFVPTAGSGIQGQMADYSKIDLLVGPTGYQMQGASKQLFRDSFVAVADAGNPLLQQPRLTLEDLIAVPHAVGYFGEGISTPADKLFESRGIQRRVAAVVAGFLSLPLLVEGTDLVALVPRMLAGRTQRGADIVVLEFSGGTEASLVEAMYWHPSQAEDPASVWLRSVVQRSCARLHELFPVTAHPVTIHAADTP
- a CDS encoding DoxX family protein, with amino-acid sequence MSNVTTSPEAAAAAQTLFRVALGGVLVAHGSQKLFGWFGGGGVEGTSKGMHAMGFRPAKPSAVLAGVGEAGAGLALALGMATPAAGAAAATTMGVAASVHAPNGFFAQEGGLEYPAVLGLAAAAFTIGGSGPFSLDALTGHVLDRPWMRITALAMIPTAIAVQIYRRQQALAADAAAPAAGTAAEDA
- a CDS encoding SDR family NAD(P)-dependent oxidoreductase → MPASSPRLAGKTAVITGTASGQGRAAALAFASEGAFVAGCDMDDAGAAATVAAVTEAGGRMSSSRVDLTDEAAVAAWAAEVTAEYGQVHILYANAAVTRFAPVEELSFDDWKWNIEHEMDVVFLPVKYFWPQLIQAANSAIVLVGSTAGVTGSMTNGRLAHTATKGAVVAMTKQLAAEGAPHGLRVNAVSPGMIRTAATEGNLLAPDHPMRTIAGSIPLGRIGAPEEVAKCALFLASDEASYVTGANLMVDGGWSAVLPG